The Amycolatopsis endophytica genome includes the window TGGCCCCGCGGCAGTTCGATGCCCGCGGCGAGCGTCCACGGCCCGGCGATCTGCGTCTTGATCACCGGCGCGCCGGCGGCCCCGGTGACCGCGTCGAGATCCCAGCGCAGCAGGTCCACCGCGCGCCGGTGGTCACGGCCCGGCCGCGCGGCGACGCGGTACCCGCTCGGCACGACCTCGATCGCCAGGTCGACGAGCATCGCGGCGGTGCGCCCGATCAGGTCCGCCCCGACGCCACGCGCGGGCAGCTCCGGCAGGTGCGGGAAATCGGGCAGTTCACCGAGGACGACGGCGGCCGCCTCGGCGGGGTCGGTGCCGGGCATCGACCCGATCGCGGTGGCGGCACCGGAAGGCCAGACGAGTTCGCTCACGCCCCGATTCTCCAAGGTGCGCGCTCCGCCCGCGTCCCGGCCCCGCCGCGCGACCGGGAATGGCACCGGACGGATTGACGAAAAGGCACCGGTATTGGCGAACCGGGTTAACCCGGACATTTCCGTGCAATTCACCGGTCGTCTCCCGTTCTTGATTTCCGCTGGCTAACCTTGGCGTGCATGACGAGCAGTTCGCGGCAGGCGGGCGGTGGCACCCTGTTCACCGAACCCTTCCTGGTGGTCAGCCGTCGTGCGCGGCTGTCCGGGATGGCGAACGAGTTCGCGGTGCTCGACCAGCACGGGAAGCCGCTGGGCGCCGTCGTGGAAGCCGACCGCAGCGCGCTTCGCAAAACCCTGCGGACGCTGACGAATTCCGACCGGTTCCGGCCGCACTGTTTCGAGGTGCGCGACTCCGGCGGAAGTGTCGTGCTGAAAGTGCGGGCGCACGACTCGCGATTCCTGGTGACCCGGGCGGACGGCACGCCGATCGGCGCGATCGCCGCCGACGGGCGTACCCGGTTCACCTTTTCCGCGCGGGGCCGGACGGTCGGAACGCTGCAGGACCGGGGCGGCGGGGGCTACGGCCTGACCGGCGCGAGCGGGACCGAGGTCGCGCGGGCGACGAAGACACTCCACGGCGCGCTGCGCGAGACGTTCACCGGCGGCGACCACTACGTCGTCGAAGTGTTCGCGCAGCTCACCGATCCGCTCGCGAGCCTGGTGATCGCCGCCGCGCTGACGCTGGGCACCGCGCTCCGCCCCACCTGGTGACGGGGGTCTCAACCGCGTCAGGTAGACATTCCACCCGGGAAGTTCCAAAGTGAAATATCCAGGGTGTGAAAGGACGATGAGGTCTCGTGGAAGCACTTCCCGAAGGCAGCGCCGAGTGGACCGAGCCCGGCCTGTACAGCGTCGCGCCGGGCGTGCACCGGATCCCGTTGCCGTTGCCCAACGACGGCTTGAAGGCGGTCAACGTCTACGCCCTGACCGAAGGCGACGAGCTGGTCCTCATCGACTCCGGCTGGGCGCTGGCCGAGGCGCGCGAGCAGCTGGCCGATGCGCTCAAGGGCCTCGGTGCCGAACTCGGCGACGTCAGCCAGTTCCTGGTCACCCACGTCCACCGCGACCACTACACGCAGGCGGTCGCACTGCGGCGCGAGTTCGGCGGGCGGATCGCGCTGGGCTCGCTGGAGGAACAGTCGCTGCGCATGTCGGCGGACCCGGGCAGCGCTCCGATGGCCGGGCAGATCCGGTTGCTGCGGATGTGCGGCGCGGATCCGGTGGCCGACGAGCTGGTGCGGGTGTTCGGGATCCACGGCGGCAACAGCGAGGCGGCGATCTGGGAACTTCCCGACGAGTGGCTGACGCCGGGACGCCGCAGTGTCCTGCCCGGCCGTGCGCTCGACGTGGTGCACACGCCGGGGCACACCGCCGGTCACGTGGTGTTCGACGACGGCGCCGCCGGCCTGATGTTCACCGGCGACCACGTGCTGCCGCACATCACGCCGTCGATCGGGTTCCAGCCCGCGGTGGCCGAGATGCCGCTGCGGGACTTCCTCGACTCGCTGCGCCTGGTGCGCGGCATGCCGGACCGCCGGATGCTGCCCGCCCACGGCCCGGTGACCGACAGCGTGCACGCCCGCGTCGACGCGCTGCTGGACCACCACGCCGGTCGGCTCGACGTCATCGCGGCGACCATTGCGGACGGTGCGGCCACGGCGTACGAGTCGGCACTGCGGATGGGCTGGACGCGGCGGCAGCGCAAGCTCGGCGAGATGGACGTGTTCAACCAGATGCTCGCCGTTCTGGAAACCGCCGCACACCTCGACCTGCTGGTGCACCAGGGCAAACTGGCACTGCTCGTCGAGAACGGGGCCCGCCGCTACTCGGTCGCCTGACGCTCGTCCAGGTGGGAAGGGGACCGGGGGACGCCGCCCATGGGCACGACCGTCCTGCCCACTCCGCGCGCGCGACCTCGACGTCATCCGCCGCGAACCACGGCGCCGTCGGGCCGAGTCGCGTAGGGTGGAGGCAGCGGGCCAGATCCGACCGCCGTTGAGACCGGTTGCGAGGAGCACCGGAGCGGCCACTTGCTGCGATGATCACGCGCACTTCCCCGCTGACCACGACCTTTCCGGCCGGCTGCCCAGTACATTCCCGGCGCCGCCGGTCCCTTTCCAGGAGTTTTGTGATGCCCCACACCCCTTGCCCGCCGCGTGCGGGCACCGTTCTGTTCAGCCACCTCCCCGATTCGCCACCGGCCACCACGGCCACCCCGACCCCGGCGACCCGCGACGTCCACTTCTCCGCACCCGCCGACACACCGTCGAAGGGTGCGCGCCGGTGACCGCGGCGGGTGTCCGGACCCAGCCGGGAAGTGACTACGCCGCCCTGTCCAGGGAAATCCGCGCCGCCGGGCTGCTGCGCCGCCGGTACGGGTACTACGCCGTCCGGATCACCGCCAACCTCGCCGCGTTCGCCGGCGCCTGGGTGGCGTTCGCGTTCCTCGGCGACACCTGGTGGCAGCTGTTCGTCGCCGCGCTGCTCGCCGTGGTGTCGGCGCAGCTGGCGTTCCTCGGCCACGACGCCGGGCACAAGCAGATCTTCCGGACCCGACGTCCCAACGACACCATCGGCACCGTGCACGGCGGCCTGATCGGCATGAGCTACCAGTCGTGGATCTCCGGGCACAACAAGCACCACGCCAACCCCAACCACGAGGAACACGATCCCGACCTCGACATCCCGGCGCTCGCGTTCACCCGCGGCCAGGCGAGCCTGAAAAGGGGATTCCTGCGCTGGATGGCGAAACACCAGGCCGCGTTGTTCTTCCCGCTGCTCATGCTCGAGGGACTGAACCTCCACGTGTCCGGCATCCGGGCGGTCTGGCGGGGCGAGACCAAGGCCCGTCGCCTGGAGGGCGCGCTGCTGGCCGCCCACACGCTCGGCTACCTCGCGGCCGTGTTCCTCGTGCTGTCGCCCGGCATCGCCGTCGTGTTCGTCGTGGTGCACCAGGCGCTGTGGGGGGTGTACATGGGATGCTCGTTCGCGCCGAACCACAAGGGCATGCCCACGCTGACCGGCGAATCGCCCGACTTCCTGCGCAAGCAGGTGCTGACCTCACGCAACATCCGGGGCGGCTGGTTCACCGACTTCCTCCTCGGCGGGCTGAACTACCAGATCGAGCACCACCTGTTCCCCAACATGCCCCGCCCGCACCTGCGGCACGCGCAGCCCATCGTCCAGCGGTTCTGCGCCGCGCACGGCATCTCCTACAGCCAGACCGGCCTGTTCCGGTCCTATCGCGAGGTGCTCCGGCACCTGCACGAGATGGGCGCGCCGTTGCGGGCGGCCGCGGCCTGACTAGGAGAACCGGTCGCGCAGCTCGCGTTTGAGGATCTTGCCCGACGCGTTCCGGGGCAGGTCGTCCACGAAGCGGATCGCCTTCGGGACCTTGAACGCGGACAGCCGTTCCCGCGCGTGGGCGATCAGCGCGTCCGGTTCGACGTCCTCCTTGGACACCACCACGGCGGTGATCGCCTCGATCCACTTCTCGTCCGGGACGCCGATGACGGCCGCCTCGGCGACCGCGGGGTGCGTGTAGAGCGCGTCTTCGACCTCGCGGGAGGCGACCAGGACGCCGCCGGTGTTGATGACGTCCTTGATGCGGTCCACGACGTAGATGTAGCCCTCCTCGTCGATCCGCACGAGGTCGCCGGAGTGGAACCATCCTCCCTCGAACGCCTCGGCGCTGTCCTGCGGCTTGTCCCAGTACCCCTCGCACAGCTGCGGGCTCCGGTACACGCATTCGCCGGACTCGCCGGGCGCCACGTCATTGCCCTCGGCGTCGACCACGCGCAGCTCCACGAACAGCACCGGCCGCCCCGCCGAGTCCGGACGTGTGGCGTGATCCTCGGGGCGCAGGATGGCCGCCAGCGGACCGATCTCCGACTGCCCGAAGCAGTTGTAGAAACCCAGCTCCGGCATGGCTTCGCGGAGCCGGTCGAGCACCGGGCCGGGCATGATCGACGCGCCGTAGTACGCCTTGCGCAGCGCGCTCAGGTCGCGCCTGCCGAAGTCGGGGTGGTTGGCCAGCGCGACCCACAGCGTGGGCGCGGCGAAGAAGGCGCCGTGCCGGTCCTCGGCCAGACGGCGCAGGACGTCCGCCGGATCCGGTGTTTCGAGGAGCGTGTTCGTCGCGCCGACGGCGAGCCACGGCATGAGGAACACGTGCATCTGCGCCGAGTGGTACAGCGGCATCACGTGCAGCGGATCGTCGTCCGCGGTGAGGTCGAGGCCGGTGATGCACGACAGGTACTCGTGCACCAGCGCCCGGTGCGTCATCATCGCGCCCTTGGGGCGGGACGTGGTGCCGGAGGTGTAGAGCAGCTGGGCGAGGTCGCCGTCCTCGACCACGACGTCCAGTGCGGGCACCTCCCCGGACAGCGACACCAGCGAGCCCTCGGCGTCCCGCAGCGGCACCACGCGTTCCAGCCGCGGAAGGTTGCCCGCCAGCGCGGGATCGGCGAGCGCGACGCGGCTGCCGGACTGTTCGACCAGATAGGCCAGCTCGCCGCCGGTGAGGTTGTAGTTGACCGGCACGTGCACGAGCCCGGCGCGGGCACACGCGAGGAAGCCGATGAGGTAGGCGTCGGAGTTCTTGCCGTAGGCCGCGACCCGGTCACCCTTGGCGAGCCCGAGACCGAGCAGGTGCGCGGCGGCGCGGGTGACGGCGGCGTCGAGTTCGGCGTAGGTCCAGGTGCGGTCGGCGAAACGCAGAGCCACCCGGGAGTGCCACCGTGCGGCGCTGCGCCGGAGGATGTCCGCGACGGTGCTGGATCGGAGCGTGGTCAAGGGAACTCCTCCTGGGGCGCCGGTGCCATACTCGGTGTTCGTGAGTGAGATCCACATTAGACGAGCCCGGCGCGAAGAGGTCGGGACGATCGTCGAGATGCTCGCCGACGACCACCTCGGCGCCCAGCGGGAGACCCTCGACGACGCGACGCCCTACCTGCGCGCGTTCGACGTCATCGACGCCGACCCCCACCAGCTGCTGGTCGTGGCCGAGCGGGACGGCGACGTGGTGGGCACGCTGCAGCTGACGTTCATCCCCGGCCTGTCCCGCCGGGGCGCGACGCGGGCACTGGTCGAAGCGGTCCGCGTGCGGTCCGACCAGCGTGGCGGCGGCCTGGGCGTGACGCTGA containing:
- a CDS encoding MBL fold metallo-hydrolase, with protein sequence MEALPEGSAEWTEPGLYSVAPGVHRIPLPLPNDGLKAVNVYALTEGDELVLIDSGWALAEAREQLADALKGLGAELGDVSQFLVTHVHRDHYTQAVALRREFGGRIALGSLEEQSLRMSADPGSAPMAGQIRLLRMCGADPVADELVRVFGIHGGNSEAAIWELPDEWLTPGRRSVLPGRALDVVHTPGHTAGHVVFDDGAAGLMFTGDHVLPHITPSIGFQPAVAEMPLRDFLDSLRLVRGMPDRRMLPAHGPVTDSVHARVDALLDHHAGRLDVIAATIADGAATAYESALRMGWTRRQRKLGEMDVFNQMLAVLETAAHLDLLVHQGKLALLVENGARRYSVA
- a CDS encoding fatty acid desaturase family protein; this encodes MTAAGVRTQPGSDYAALSREIRAAGLLRRRYGYYAVRITANLAAFAGAWVAFAFLGDTWWQLFVAALLAVVSAQLAFLGHDAGHKQIFRTRRPNDTIGTVHGGLIGMSYQSWISGHNKHHANPNHEEHDPDLDIPALAFTRGQASLKRGFLRWMAKHQAALFFPLLMLEGLNLHVSGIRAVWRGETKARRLEGALLAAHTLGYLAAVFLVLSPGIAVVFVVVHQALWGVYMGCSFAPNHKGMPTLTGESPDFLRKQVLTSRNIRGGWFTDFLLGGLNYQIEHHLFPNMPRPHLRHAQPIVQRFCAAHGISYSQTGLFRSYREVLRHLHEMGAPLRAAAA
- a CDS encoding acyl-CoA synthetase, with amino-acid sequence MTTLRSSTVADILRRSAARWHSRVALRFADRTWTYAELDAAVTRAAAHLLGLGLAKGDRVAAYGKNSDAYLIGFLACARAGLVHVPVNYNLTGGELAYLVEQSGSRVALADPALAGNLPRLERVVPLRDAEGSLVSLSGEVPALDVVVEDGDLAQLLYTSGTTSRPKGAMMTHRALVHEYLSCITGLDLTADDDPLHVMPLYHSAQMHVFLMPWLAVGATNTLLETPDPADVLRRLAEDRHGAFFAAPTLWVALANHPDFGRRDLSALRKAYYGASIMPGPVLDRLREAMPELGFYNCFGQSEIGPLAAILRPEDHATRPDSAGRPVLFVELRVVDAEGNDVAPGESGECVYRSPQLCEGYWDKPQDSAEAFEGGWFHSGDLVRIDEEGYIYVVDRIKDVINTGGVLVASREVEDALYTHPAVAEAAVIGVPDEKWIEAITAVVVSKEDVEPDALIAHARERLSAFKVPKAIRFVDDLPRNASGKILKRELRDRFS
- a CDS encoding GNAT family N-acetyltransferase, yielding MHIRRARREEVGTIVEMLADDHLGAQRETLDDATPYLRAFDVIDADPHQLLVVAERDGDVVGTLQLTFIPGLSRRGATRALVEAVRVRSDQRGGGLGVTLMKWAVDEARRRGCALVQLTSDGSRTRAHTFYERLGFEPTHVGFKLTL